Proteins encoded in a region of the Streptomyces akebiae genome:
- a CDS encoding alanine racemase, with protein sequence MNQLQRALEALVERIDTPAPIVLVDVMQGNIDRMQGFADQHNIKVRPHVKTHKCVEIGRRQIEAGAVGITAGNVGEAEVFAAAGFDDIFLAYPIWAAGSKKPRIRRLAESARLRVGVDNVAAIEALADAMGDEPDRLQVVIEVDCGARRSGAPPELAGDLALAARKRGLVPAGVFTYPGHGCAGRDARRRAAQDQEAALTTAVRSLEGVGVTAEVVSAGSTPTVEFSTSSSVITEIRPGEYVFGDLNNARLGACAEDQIALFVAGTVVSDWVPDQVIVDVGNKALSKEGSPEIGYGGIAGTKAVLSKVNEYHGFLPLPDGDFRPSVGSVVPVVPNHVCPVVLGFEELIVTDSTGTSLELWPVDARGFLN encoded by the coding sequence GTGAATCAGCTGCAACGAGCACTCGAGGCTCTGGTCGAGCGGATCGACACCCCCGCGCCGATCGTGCTGGTCGACGTCATGCAGGGCAACATCGACCGCATGCAGGGCTTCGCCGACCAGCACAACATCAAGGTCAGGCCCCACGTCAAGACACACAAGTGCGTGGAGATCGGTCGGCGCCAGATCGAGGCCGGCGCGGTCGGGATCACCGCGGGAAACGTCGGTGAGGCAGAGGTCTTCGCCGCGGCCGGCTTCGACGACATCTTCCTCGCCTACCCGATCTGGGCCGCGGGATCGAAGAAGCCCCGGATCCGCCGGCTCGCCGAGTCCGCCCGGCTGCGGGTCGGCGTCGACAACGTCGCGGCGATCGAAGCCCTCGCCGACGCGATGGGGGACGAACCGGACCGCCTGCAGGTCGTGATCGAGGTCGACTGCGGCGCCCGTCGTTCCGGGGCGCCGCCCGAGCTCGCGGGCGACCTCGCGCTCGCCGCCCGCAAGCGCGGTCTGGTGCCGGCGGGCGTCTTCACCTATCCCGGTCACGGCTGCGCCGGTCGCGACGCTCGCCGGCGTGCCGCGCAGGACCAGGAAGCAGCGCTCACCACCGCGGTACGCAGCCTCGAAGGCGTCGGGGTCACCGCGGAGGTGGTCAGCGCCGGCTCCACGCCCACCGTCGAGTTCTCCACCAGCAGCAGCGTGATCACCGAGATCCGTCCCGGCGAGTACGTCTTCGGCGATCTGAACAACGCCCGGCTGGGTGCTTGCGCGGAGGACCAGATCGCGCTGTTCGTCGCCGGCACCGTGGTCAGCGACTGGGTCCCCGACCAGGTCATCGTCGATGTGGGCAACAAGGCCCTCAGCAAAGAAGGCAGCCCCGAGATCGGCTACGGCGGCATCGCCGGCACGAAGGCGGTCCTGTCCAAGGTCAACGAGTACCACGGATTCCTCCCGCTGCCGGACGGCGACTTCCGCCCCAGCGTCGGAAGCGTCGTACCGGTGGTGCCCAACCATGTATGCCCCGTCGTCCTCGGTTTCGAGGAACTGATCGTCACCGACAGCACGGGCACGTCGCTGGAGCTGTGGCCGGTCGACGCCCGCGGATTCCTCAACTGA